A region from the Pseudonocardia petroleophila genome encodes:
- a CDS encoding (2Fe-2S)-binding protein, with translation MAQVRVTVDGVNYADDVEPRTLLVHYLRERLGKTGTLVGCDTSNCGACTVHLNGQSVKSCSVLAVQADGAEVTTIEGIARDGKLHPVQEAFNEKHALQCGYCTPGMIMQAIDLLGDNPDPDEHEVREGIEGNLCRCTGYQNIVRAVQSAAQKMKPGAHAQTDAPVSVAGGGS, from the coding sequence ATGGCACAGGTCCGGGTCACCGTCGACGGCGTGAACTACGCCGACGACGTCGAGCCCCGTACGTTGTTGGTCCACTACCTGAGGGAACGCCTCGGCAAGACCGGCACCCTCGTGGGGTGTGACACCAGCAACTGCGGTGCATGCACCGTGCACCTCAACGGCCAGAGCGTGAAGTCCTGCTCGGTCCTCGCGGTCCAGGCGGACGGCGCTGAGGTCACCACGATCGAGGGCATCGCCCGTGACGGCAAGCTGCACCCCGTGCAGGAAGCCTTCAACGAGAAGCACGCCCTGCAGTGCGGCTACTGCACGCCGGGAATGATCATGCAGGCCATCGACCTGCTCGGGGACAACCCCGACCCCGACGAGCACGAGGTCCGTGAGGGCATCGAGGGCAACCTCTGCCGCTGCACGGGTTACCAGAACATCGTCCGGGCGGTGCAGTCGGCGGCGCAGAAGATGAAGCCGGGCGCGCACGCCCAGACCGACGCCCCGGTCTCCGTGGCCGGAGGGGGTAGCTGA
- a CDS encoding xanthine dehydrogenase family protein molybdopterin-binding subunit: MTTTADPTTLEFGKARTRKEDARLITGRTKFTDSINLNGMLHLHVVRSPLAHATITGVDKSAAEASPGVIGVYTAADLGVEAVGLPCAWPITPDMKSPQRPLLASTTVHFAGEGVAVVLARSAAEARDAADLVEVDYEPLEPVLNMEDAIKEGATLVHPDLGTNENATWVFDSGAAGTGSSIDDAIAAAEADPDSIVLKRRFIQQRLIPAFMEPRACVVDPTGEQITVWAATQVPHILRTMTTVTLGVPESKLRVIAPDVGGGFGGKIGVLPEEMLCVVLAQKTGKPIKWNETRSESLLAAHHGRDQIQDLTITAKRDGTVTGLDVHLLADMGAYLGLVGPGVPILGAFMFNSIYKFPALKFTCTNVFTTKTLTDAYRGAGRPEATFGIERIMDELAVELGIEPMELRKKNWITHEEFPFTTVVGLTYDSGNYEQATAQAMESFDYAGLRREQAERRANGDKVQLGIGISTFTEMCGLAPSRVLGSLAYGAGGWEAASIRMLATGKVEVITGASAHGQGHETAFSQIVADQLGVPFEDVEILHGDTQISPKGLDTYGSRSLVVGGIAIVKAAEKVVAKAKKIAAHLLEASEDDIEFSAGQFTVKGTDKGKAIQEIAFAAFMAHDYPEDMEPNLDADAVYDPENFSFPHGTHLAAVEIDTETGHVDLRKYVCVDDIGTVVNPLIVEGQVHGGLAQGIAQALFEEANYDDQGTLVNGTFVDYTLPSAADLPSFDTATVSTPATSNPLGVKGVGEAGTIASTPAIVNSVIDALRHLGVKNVEMPCTSQRVWRAIQEAKGNTTQETPIDTHSPGAGLGSIDPNNPQGETE, from the coding sequence ATGACGACCACCGCTGATCCCACCACGCTCGAGTTCGGCAAGGCGCGCACCCGCAAGGAGGACGCGCGCCTGATCACCGGCCGGACCAAGTTCACCGACTCCATCAACCTCAACGGCATGCTGCACCTGCACGTGGTGCGCTCGCCGCTGGCGCACGCCACGATCACCGGTGTCGACAAGTCCGCCGCCGAGGCCTCGCCCGGCGTCATCGGCGTCTACACGGCCGCCGACCTGGGTGTCGAGGCCGTCGGCCTGCCCTGCGCCTGGCCGATCACGCCCGACATGAAGTCCCCGCAGCGCCCGCTGCTCGCCTCCACCACCGTGCACTTCGCCGGTGAGGGCGTGGCCGTGGTGCTCGCCCGCTCCGCCGCCGAGGCGCGCGACGCGGCCGACCTCGTCGAGGTCGACTACGAGCCGCTCGAGCCCGTCCTCAACATGGAGGACGCGATCAAGGAGGGTGCCACGCTGGTCCACCCGGACCTGGGCACCAACGAGAACGCCACCTGGGTCTTCGACTCGGGCGCGGCCGGCACCGGCAGCAGCATCGACGACGCGATCGCCGCGGCCGAGGCCGACCCCGACTCGATCGTCCTCAAGCGCCGCTTCATCCAGCAGCGCCTGATCCCGGCGTTCATGGAGCCGCGCGCGTGCGTCGTCGACCCGACCGGTGAGCAGATCACCGTCTGGGCCGCCACGCAGGTCCCGCACATCCTGCGCACCATGACCACGGTGACGCTCGGCGTCCCGGAGTCCAAGCTGCGCGTCATCGCCCCCGACGTGGGCGGCGGCTTCGGCGGCAAGATCGGCGTCCTGCCCGAGGAGATGCTCTGCGTCGTCCTCGCGCAGAAGACCGGCAAGCCGATCAAGTGGAACGAGACGCGCTCGGAGTCCCTGCTCGCCGCGCACCACGGCCGCGACCAGATCCAGGACCTGACGATCACGGCGAAGCGCGACGGCACGGTCACCGGCCTCGACGTCCACCTGCTCGCCGACATGGGCGCCTACCTCGGCCTCGTCGGCCCGGGTGTGCCGATCCTCGGCGCGTTCATGTTCAACTCGATCTACAAGTTCCCGGCGCTGAAGTTCACCTGCACCAACGTGTTCACCACCAAGACGCTCACCGACGCCTACCGCGGTGCCGGTCGTCCCGAGGCCACGTTCGGCATCGAGCGGATCATGGACGAGCTCGCGGTCGAGCTCGGCATCGAGCCGATGGAGCTGCGCAAGAAGAACTGGATCACCCACGAGGAGTTCCCGTTCACCACGGTCGTGGGCCTGACCTACGACTCGGGCAACTACGAGCAGGCCACCGCCCAGGCGATGGAGTCCTTCGACTACGCGGGCCTGCGCCGCGAGCAGGCCGAGCGCCGCGCCAACGGCGACAAGGTCCAGCTCGGCATCGGCATCTCGACGTTCACCGAGATGTGCGGCCTCGCGCCGTCCCGCGTGCTCGGCTCGCTGGCCTACGGCGCCGGTGGCTGGGAGGCCGCCAGCATCCGGATGCTCGCCACCGGCAAGGTCGAGGTCATCACCGGTGCGTCCGCGCACGGGCAGGGCCACGAGACGGCGTTCAGCCAGATCGTCGCCGACCAGCTCGGCGTGCCGTTCGAGGACGTCGAGATCCTGCACGGCGACACGCAGATCTCGCCGAAGGGCCTCGACACCTACGGCTCGCGCTCGCTGGTCGTCGGCGGCATCGCGATCGTCAAGGCCGCGGAGAAGGTCGTCGCCAAGGCCAAGAAGATCGCCGCCCACCTGCTCGAGGCGTCCGAGGACGACATCGAGTTCTCGGCCGGGCAGTTCACGGTCAAGGGCACCGACAAGGGCAAGGCCATCCAGGAGATCGCGTTCGCCGCCTTCATGGCGCACGACTATCCCGAGGACATGGAGCCCAACCTCGACGCCGACGCCGTCTACGACCCGGAGAACTTCTCGTTCCCGCACGGCACGCACCTCGCGGCCGTCGAGATCGACACCGAGACCGGGCACGTCGACCTGCGCAAGTACGTCTGCGTCGACGACATCGGCACCGTCGTCAACCCGCTGATCGTCGAGGGCCAGGTGCACGGCGGTCTCGCCCAGGGCATCGCGCAGGCCCTGTTCGAGGAGGCGAACTACGACGACCAGGGCACCCTGGTCAACGGCACGTTCGTCGACTACACCCTGCCGTCCGCGGCCGACCTGCCCAGCTTCGACACCGCCACGGTGTCCACGCCGGCCACGTCGAACCCGCTGGGCGTCAAGGGCGTCGGCGAGGCGGGCACCATCGCCTCCACCCCGGCCATCGTCAACTCGGTGATCGACGCCCTGCGCCACCTCGGCGTGAAGAACGTCGAGATGCCCTGCACCTCGCAGCGGGTGTGGCGGGCCATCCAGGAGGCCAAGGGCAACACCACCCAGGAGACCCCGATCGACACCCACTCGCCGGGTGCCGGCCTGGGCTCGATCGACCCGAACAACCCGCAGGGAGAGACCGAGTGA
- a CDS encoding TetR/AcrR family transcriptional regulator gives MSKRERTRAAILDTALELFAADGYEGTSMADVAAAAGVVRQTVLNHYPRKDDLVLAWGERRRRLIDAAAGSVAAGRTATERLTGVYRALAGINEAERDLARALHPHYEAIARRRVVPDSVLAAVEHGLSTGELDAGTPATTIGEVLTAVYFDTLSRWLDSADPADLTTLLLERIELVLRGARTPDRP, from the coding sequence GTGAGCAAGCGCGAGCGGACGCGCGCCGCGATCCTGGACACCGCGCTGGAGCTGTTCGCGGCCGACGGCTACGAGGGCACGTCCATGGCCGACGTCGCGGCCGCGGCCGGTGTGGTGCGCCAGACCGTGCTCAACCACTACCCGCGCAAGGACGACCTGGTGCTGGCGTGGGGCGAGCGCCGCCGTCGCCTCATCGACGCGGCGGCCGGGTCGGTCGCCGCGGGCCGGACGGCGACCGAGCGGCTCACCGGGGTCTACCGGGCCCTCGCCGGGATCAACGAGGCGGAGCGCGACCTCGCCCGCGCGCTCCACCCGCACTACGAGGCGATCGCCCGCCGGCGGGTCGTGCCCGACTCGGTGCTGGCCGCGGTCGAGCACGGCCTCTCCACGGGAGAGCTCGACGCGGGCACCCCGGCGACGACGATCGGGGAGGTGCTGACGGCCGTGTACTTCGACACGCTGAGCCGCTGGCTGGACTCCGCCGACCCGGCCGATCTCACGACGCTCCTGCTGGAGCGCATCGAGCTGGTGCTGCGCGGAGCCCGCACCCCGGACCGGCCCTGA
- a CDS encoding PepSY domain-containing protein, translating to MTTTRIATLAATASIALVALGGTALALGADDTPAPTPVPVSAGTVDDPTPTTAPTTTGGATPTSSAGSTPDDPADRERAVTVALERIGGGRVTGVERETEHGRTEWKVEIVEGGVEHDVRVDTATGAVTRVDLDDDRGGDDRGGDDRLGDDRGGDDRGGDDRGGDDRGGSGRGGHDDGPGHDVGDDHGGDDD from the coding sequence GTGACCACCACCCGCATCGCCACCCTGGCCGCCACCGCCTCGATCGCCCTCGTCGCGCTCGGCGGCACCGCGCTCGCCCTGGGCGCGGACGACACCCCCGCACCCACCCCGGTCCCGGTCAGCGCGGGCACCGTCGACGACCCCACCCCGACCACCGCCCCCACCACGACGGGCGGCGCCACGCCGACGAGCAGCGCCGGCTCCACCCCGGACGACCCGGCGGACCGGGAGCGGGCCGTGACCGTCGCGCTCGAGCGCATCGGCGGGGGCCGGGTCACCGGCGTCGAGCGCGAGACGGAGCACGGCCGCACGGAGTGGAAGGTCGAGATCGTCGAGGGCGGCGTGGAGCACGACGTCCGCGTCGACACCGCCACCGGAGCGGTGACCCGGGTGGACCTCGACGACGACCGCGGCGGCGACGACCGCGGCGGCGACGACCGGCTCGGGGACGACCGGGGCGGGGACGACCGGGGCGGGGACGACCGGGGCGGGGACGACCGGGGCGGCAGTGGTCGTGGCGGCCACGACGACGGCCCCGGCCACGACGTCGGCGACGACCACGGCGGCGACGACGACTGA
- the mftF gene encoding mycofactocin biosynthesis glycosyltransferase MftF (Members of this protein family, MftF, are glycosyltransferases, members of PF00535 (glycosyl transferase family 2). The encoding gene is found as part of the mycofactocin cassette, in Mycobacterium tuberculosis, many other Actinobacteria, and occasional members of other lineages. Mycofactocin itself, a putative redox carrier, is a heavily modified derivative of the C-terminal Val-Tyr dipeptide of the mycofactocin precursor MftA (TIGR03969).) — MRTPGPADTALPDGVRVTLDRRTRSVDDGAVLLGGAPPRMLRLAAAGRALLSSGAVTVDGPTSRALARRLLDVGIAHPVDGPPGPGPGAVTVVVPVKDRVDGLQRLVAALGEVGAPGGVGALVVVDDGSADPAAIRAAAGPRATVLRHGTSRGASAARNTGLRAAATPLVAFLDSDVVPEEGWLAPLLAVFADPAVGLAAPRIVALAPVVGWLGRYEAVHSSLDLGPDPALIVPRSRVAYVPSAAMVVRRDAAGAGFDEDMHVAEDVDLVLRLHADGWRLRYAPGSRVAHDHRTTLGTWWWRKAQYGTGAAPLALRHHGSVPPMVLSPTSAAVAALALLARPWAVAAAGVVGAVAVERLSRRLDVRHPRATAARLVGLGSVGALSQTADAVTRHYWPLSLVACAVSRRARRRVLAIALAEGALDWWRHRDRDARVRPDPASHVLAHRLDDLAYGAGLWWGAAAHRTAAPLRPSGPSVRVGPNG; from the coding sequence ATGCGCACCCCCGGGCCGGCCGACACCGCGCTCCCCGACGGCGTGCGGGTGACGCTCGACCGCCGCACCCGCAGCGTCGACGACGGCGCCGTGCTCCTCGGCGGGGCGCCGCCGCGGATGCTGCGGCTGGCGGCCGCCGGCCGGGCGCTGCTGTCCTCGGGCGCGGTCACCGTCGACGGCCCGACGTCGCGCGCGCTCGCCCGCCGCCTGCTCGACGTCGGCATCGCCCACCCGGTCGACGGGCCGCCCGGGCCGGGGCCCGGGGCCGTCACCGTCGTCGTGCCGGTGAAGGACCGCGTCGACGGGCTGCAGCGGCTGGTGGCCGCGCTGGGCGAGGTCGGAGCGCCCGGCGGGGTGGGGGCGCTGGTCGTCGTCGACGACGGCTCGGCCGATCCCGCCGCGATCCGCGCCGCCGCCGGTCCGCGGGCCACCGTGCTGCGGCACGGGACGAGCCGGGGGGCCTCGGCCGCCCGCAACACGGGCCTGCGCGCCGCGGCGACGCCGCTGGTCGCGTTCCTCGACTCCGACGTCGTGCCCGAGGAGGGCTGGCTGGCCCCGCTGCTCGCGGTGTTCGCCGACCCCGCCGTCGGGCTGGCCGCGCCGCGGATCGTCGCGCTCGCCCCGGTCGTCGGCTGGCTGGGCCGCTACGAGGCCGTGCACTCCTCGCTCGACCTCGGCCCCGACCCGGCGCTGATCGTCCCGCGCTCGCGCGTCGCCTACGTGCCGAGCGCGGCGATGGTGGTGCGCCGCGACGCCGCGGGCGCCGGGTTCGACGAGGACATGCACGTGGCCGAGGACGTCGACCTGGTGCTGCGCCTGCACGCCGACGGCTGGCGGCTGCGGTACGCGCCCGGCTCGCGCGTCGCCCACGACCACCGCACGACGCTCGGGACGTGGTGGTGGCGCAAGGCGCAGTACGGCACGGGGGCGGCCCCGCTCGCGCTGCGCCACCACGGCTCCGTGCCGCCGATGGTGCTGAGCCCGACCTCGGCCGCCGTCGCCGCGCTGGCCCTGCTCGCGCGGCCGTGGGCCGTCGCGGCCGCGGGCGTCGTGGGGGCGGTGGCCGTCGAGCGGCTGTCCCGCAGGCTCGACGTCCGGCACCCGCGCGCCACCGCGGCGCGGCTCGTCGGGCTCGGGTCGGTCGGGGCGCTCTCGCAGACCGCCGACGCCGTGACGCGCCACTACTGGCCGCTCTCGCTCGTCGCGTGCGCGGTGTCGCGCCGGGCCCGCCGCCGGGTGCTCGCGATCGCGCTGGCCGAGGGGGCCCTCGACTGGTGGCGGCACCGCGACCGCGACGCCCGCGTGCGCCCGGACCCGGCCTCCCACGTGCTCGCGCACCGCCTCGACGACCTCGCCTACGGCGCCGGGCTCTGGTGGGGGGCCGCGGCGCACCGCACGGCCGCGCCGCTGAGGCCGTCGGGACCGTCCGTCCGGGTTGGTCCAAATGGTTGA
- a CDS encoding sensor histidine kinase, with the protein MRRRVLVLVAATTSLVLIAFLVPLALLLRTVAADRAVQAATSEVQTLSSLVATSDRAGLALTVQLLDATSAADVTVFLADGTVVGTAAARSPLVELAARGRSATGIVPGGREIVFAVRDPAGAAAVIRTFVPDAALTAGVTRAWLLLAALGVGLLAISLLVADRLARSLVRTTAELASVSHRLADGDLAARAATDGPAELAVVAGALNGLAGRIDGLLREEREAVADLAHRVRTPLTALRLDAEALAEPADAARIGDGVDGVQRAVTLAIEQARRRTPGPGAAAGCDAAAAVRERVAFWAVLAEDTDRPTYVDIAPGPLTVAVARADLEAAVDALLGNVFAHTPDGTAFAVHLARGADGAGAVLTVSDDGPGPAPGSDPLRRGTSGAGSTGLGLDIARRVGERSRGGLDLHPGPRGGLAVVLRMGAPDEGSR; encoded by the coding sequence GTGCGCAGGCGCGTGCTGGTGCTCGTCGCGGCCACCACCTCCCTCGTGCTGATCGCGTTCCTCGTGCCGCTGGCGCTGCTGCTGCGGACGGTGGCCGCGGACCGGGCGGTGCAGGCCGCCACCTCGGAGGTGCAGACGCTCAGCTCGCTGGTGGCCACCTCGGACCGCGCAGGCCTCGCGCTCACGGTGCAGCTGCTCGACGCCACTTCCGCCGCCGACGTCACGGTGTTCCTCGCCGACGGCACCGTGGTGGGGACGGCCGCGGCGCGCAGCCCGCTGGTCGAGCTGGCCGCCCGGGGCCGCAGCGCCACCGGCATCGTCCCGGGCGGCCGGGAGATCGTGTTCGCCGTGCGGGACCCGGCCGGGGCCGCCGCGGTGATCCGCACGTTCGTGCCCGACGCCGCGCTCACCGCCGGGGTGACGCGGGCCTGGCTGCTGCTGGCCGCGCTCGGCGTCGGGCTGCTGGCGATCAGCCTCCTGGTCGCCGACCGGCTCGCCCGCTCCCTCGTGCGCACCACCGCCGAGCTGGCGTCGGTGTCGCACCGGCTCGCCGACGGCGACCTCGCCGCGCGGGCCGCCACCGACGGGCCCGCCGAGCTCGCCGTCGTCGCGGGGGCGCTGAACGGCCTCGCCGGCCGCATCGACGGGCTGCTGCGCGAGGAGCGCGAGGCCGTGGCCGATCTCGCGCACCGCGTCCGGACCCCGCTCACGGCGCTGCGCCTGGACGCCGAGGCCCTCGCCGAGCCGGCCGACGCCGCCCGCATCGGCGACGGCGTCGACGGCGTCCAGCGGGCCGTCACGCTCGCCATCGAGCAGGCCAGGCGCCGGACCCCCGGCCCCGGCGCCGCGGCCGGCTGCGACGCCGCGGCGGCCGTACGCGAGCGCGTCGCGTTCTGGGCGGTGCTGGCCGAGGACACCGACCGCCCGACGTACGTCGACATCGCCCCCGGCCCGCTGACCGTCGCCGTCGCGCGGGCGGACCTCGAGGCCGCCGTCGACGCCCTGCTCGGCAACGTGTTCGCCCACACCCCCGACGGCACGGCGTTCGCGGTGCACCTCGCCCGCGGCGCGGACGGTGCCGGCGCCGTGCTGACGGTGTCCGACGACGGCCCCGGCCCCGCACCCGGCAGCGACCCGCTGCGCCGCGGTACGAGCGGTGCGGGCTCGACCGGGCTGGGCCTCGACATCGCGCGGCGGGTCGGCGAGCGGTCCCGCGGGGGCCTCGACCTGCACCCGGGTCCCCGGGGCGGGCTGGCCGTCGTCCTGCGGATGGGCGCGCCGGACGAGGGCTCCCGTTAG
- a CDS encoding nuclear transport factor 2 family protein, whose protein sequence is MIHSSADGDLAYLVGVQHSRVRIQGQPDPVPMHLRLTEVFRRETDGWKLIHRHADPAAREDGD, encoded by the coding sequence GTGATCCACAGCTCGGCCGACGGCGACCTGGCCTACCTCGTCGGCGTCCAGCACTCCCGGGTGCGGATCCAGGGACAGCCCGATCCCGTCCCGATGCACCTGCGGCTGACCGAGGTCTTCCGCCGCGAGACCGACGGCTGGAAGCTGATCCACCGGCACGCCGATCCGGCGGCCCGGGAGGACGGCGACTGA
- a CDS encoding FAD binding domain-containing protein codes for MIPSKFDYVKPASVAEAITALEQGGDDAKILAGGQSLIPVLRLRLAAPSVIIDLGGIAELRGIREDGDRIAIGAMTSYYDIVRDDLVKQHVALLGQAVETVADNQVRHRGTLGGSLAHADPAGDLGAPALALEAELVIAGSGGTRTVSAQEFFVDYFTTAIGEGEILTEIRFPKYTGWGSQYEKFNRTAQAWSMCAVAAAIKVDGGTISEARVGLTNMGTTPIRATGVEQALVGQPATADAVRAAAERATEGTAAPSDADAAADYREHLAKVLTGRAVLAAAG; via the coding sequence GTGATTCCCTCCAAGTTCGACTACGTCAAGCCGGCGTCCGTCGCCGAGGCGATCACGGCCCTGGAGCAGGGCGGGGACGACGCCAAGATCCTGGCCGGCGGCCAGAGCCTGATCCCCGTGCTGCGGCTGCGCCTCGCGGCGCCGTCGGTGATCATCGACCTCGGCGGGATCGCGGAGCTCCGCGGCATCCGCGAGGACGGCGACCGCATCGCCATCGGCGCGATGACCAGCTATTACGACATCGTCCGCGACGACCTGGTGAAGCAGCACGTCGCGCTGCTCGGCCAGGCCGTCGAGACGGTGGCCGACAACCAGGTGCGCCACCGCGGCACGCTGGGCGGCTCGCTCGCCCACGCCGACCCCGCGGGCGACCTGGGCGCCCCGGCGCTCGCGCTGGAGGCCGAGCTGGTCATCGCCGGTTCCGGCGGCACCCGCACGGTGTCGGCGCAGGAGTTCTTCGTCGACTACTTCACGACCGCCATCGGCGAGGGCGAGATCCTCACCGAGATCCGGTTCCCGAAGTACACCGGCTGGGGCAGCCAGTACGAGAAGTTCAACCGCACGGCGCAGGCCTGGTCGATGTGCGCGGTCGCCGCGGCCATCAAGGTCGACGGCGGCACCATCTCCGAGGCCCGCGTCGGGCTGACGAACATGGGCACCACGCCGATCCGCGCCACCGGCGTGGAGCAGGCGCTCGTCGGACAGCCGGCCACGGCCGACGCGGTGCGCGCCGCGGCCGAGCGTGCGACCGAGGGCACGGCGGCACCGAGTGACGCCGACGCCGCCGCGGACTACCGTGAGCACCTGGCCAAGGTGCTGACCGGCCGCGCGGTGCTGGCCGCCGCGGGCTGA
- a CDS encoding response regulator transcription factor: MAQVLLVEDDPTIRAALIRGLTERGHAVDSAGTALAGLERAVTHRPDLVVLDLGLPDLDGTTVLRMLRGASRVPVIVATARDDEREIVAVLDAGADDYLVKPFSAAQLDARIRAVLRRGGESAGDPEVVVGGLRIDPRSRRASLDGTPLDLTPREFALLHHLAARADAVVSKKELLTEVWQLPYGGADKTVDVHLSWLRRKLGETAQAPRYLHAVRGVGVRISAPEA; this comes from the coding sequence GTGGCCCAGGTGCTCCTCGTCGAGGACGATCCGACGATCCGTGCCGCGCTGATCCGCGGGCTGACCGAGCGCGGCCACGCCGTCGACTCGGCGGGCACCGCGCTGGCGGGGCTGGAGCGCGCCGTCACGCACCGCCCCGACCTGGTCGTCCTCGACCTCGGCCTGCCCGATCTCGACGGCACCACCGTGCTGCGGATGCTGCGCGGCGCCAGCCGGGTGCCCGTCATCGTCGCGACGGCGCGGGACGACGAGCGCGAGATCGTCGCGGTGCTCGACGCCGGGGCCGACGACTACCTGGTCAAGCCGTTCAGCGCCGCGCAGCTCGACGCCCGGATCCGCGCCGTGCTGCGCCGGGGCGGGGAGAGCGCGGGCGATCCGGAGGTCGTCGTCGGCGGGCTGCGGATCGATCCGCGGTCGCGGCGCGCCAGCCTCGACGGCACCCCGCTCGACCTCACCCCCCGCGAGTTCGCGCTGCTGCACCACCTCGCCGCCCGCGCCGACGCGGTCGTCAGCAAGAAGGAGCTGCTCACCGAGGTGTGGCAGCTGCCCTACGGCGGCGCCGACAAGACCGTCGACGTGCACCTGTCGTGGCTGCGCCGCAAGCTCGGCGAGACCGCGCAGGCCCCGCGCTACCTGCACGCCGTGCGCGGGGTGGGCGTGCGCATCTCCGCCCCGGAGGCCTGA
- a CDS encoding SRPBCC family protein translates to MQLENKFTIEAPIEKAWVALNTPDMIAPCFPGATLTEYEGESFSGTVKVKLGPISLTYKGKGTYVDRDDANHTVKIEASGRDSRGNGTANATVTGTMVADGPNKTAVTMVTDMTITGRPAQFGRGVISDVADKIIGQFAACVAKKLSPEVEAPAESAPAPVAEAPAGTNGTASAGPALSSTPASSGVTATAPAARQFTPMKSEIDAIDLLDTAGSPVLKRLAPVLGGGALLFLIVLLIRRARA, encoded by the coding sequence ATGCAGTTGGAGAACAAGTTCACCATCGAGGCACCCATCGAGAAGGCCTGGGTCGCTCTCAACACCCCCGACATGATCGCGCCGTGCTTCCCGGGCGCCACGCTCACCGAGTACGAGGGTGAGTCGTTCAGCGGCACCGTGAAGGTGAAGCTGGGCCCGATCTCGCTGACCTACAAGGGCAAGGGCACCTACGTCGACCGCGACGACGCCAACCACACGGTGAAGATCGAGGCCAGCGGCCGCGACTCCCGCGGCAACGGCACCGCGAACGCCACGGTCACCGGCACGATGGTCGCCGACGGTCCGAACAAGACCGCGGTCACGATGGTCACCGACATGACGATCACCGGGCGCCCCGCGCAGTTCGGCCGCGGCGTCATCTCCGACGTCGCCGACAAGATCATCGGTCAGTTCGCGGCGTGCGTGGCGAAGAAGCTGTCGCCCGAGGTGGAGGCCCCCGCGGAGTCCGCCCCGGCCCCCGTCGCCGAGGCCCCGGCCGGCACCAACGGCACCGCGTCCGCCGGCCCGGCGCTGTCGTCGACCCCGGCGTCGTCCGGTGTCACGGCCACTGCGCCCGCCGCCCGGCAGTTCACCCCGATGAAGAGCGAGATCGACGCGATCGACCTGCTCGACACCGCGGGCTCGCCCGTCCTCAAGCGCCTCGCTCCGGTCCTCGGCGGCGGCGCACTGCTGTTCCTGATCGTCCTCCTGATCCGGCGCGCCCGCGCCTGA
- a CDS encoding 2OG-Fe(II) oxygenase — MRTPATPARTDLEHQLDTDGVATVPGLLTPEQCAELVAVFDDDARFRSTVVMQRVGFGAGTYRYFADPLPELVQHLRRTLYPRLAAVANEWAGRLGEDPYPTSLDGLLDMCADAGQHRPTPLLLRYGPADYNCLHQDVYGDVTFPLQLLVMLSRPDEDFTGGESVFVEQRPRQQSRPVVLRRSAHPRPP, encoded by the coding sequence ATGCGCACCCCCGCGACCCCCGCCCGGACGGACCTGGAGCACCAGCTCGACACCGACGGCGTGGCGACCGTCCCCGGACTCCTCACGCCGGAGCAGTGCGCCGAGCTCGTCGCGGTGTTCGACGACGACGCCCGCTTCCGCAGCACCGTCGTGATGCAGCGGGTCGGGTTCGGGGCCGGCACCTACCGCTACTTCGCCGACCCGCTGCCCGAGCTCGTGCAGCACCTGCGCCGCACGCTCTACCCCCGGCTCGCGGCCGTGGCCAACGAGTGGGCCGGACGCCTCGGCGAGGATCCCTACCCCACCTCGCTCGACGGCCTGCTCGACATGTGCGCCGACGCGGGCCAGCACCGCCCCACCCCGCTGCTGCTGCGCTACGGGCCCGCCGACTACAACTGCCTGCACCAGGATGTCTACGGGGACGTCACGTTCCCGCTGCAGCTGCTGGTGATGCTCAGCCGCCCGGACGAGGACTTCACCGGCGGCGAGAGCGTGTTCGTCGAGCAGCGGCCGCGGCAGCAGTCGCGGCCGGTGGTGCTGCGACGGTCGGCCCATCCCCGACCGCCGTGA